Proteins from a genomic interval of Planifilum fimeticola:
- a CDS encoding YkvI family membrane protein — MEVKERWFPACRIGFTYIGTVVGAGFASGQEIKQFFTVFGLGGVWGILLVTVLFAWLGTRMMLVGARLKAQSYEEFNNYLFGRRWGRWMNIFVGIVLFGVTTAMMSGTGALFKEQLGLSFHLGVLLSSGVAYLVIIRGMEGILSVNSFVVPCMFFFTMLVAAEGLRSDGILPFLEMEPAEEGSWLVSAVTYVAFNLAMSQAVLVPIGGEIRDEKTLRFGGFLGGLGLGLMLLASDFALTLKVPEIYDMEIPIALVIATLGEGMKYFFLAVMWGEIFTTLIGNVYGLAANLDQWVPFRTKTLTGLIFVVGYVCSLIGFPAFINYVYPFFGYCGLLALLLLAVRRYPAPFSG; from the coding sequence ATGGAAGTGAAGGAGCGGTGGTTCCCGGCCTGTCGGATCGGTTTTACCTACATCGGGACGGTGGTGGGGGCGGGTTTTGCCTCGGGGCAGGAAATCAAGCAGTTTTTTACCGTTTTCGGGCTCGGCGGGGTATGGGGCATCCTGTTGGTGACCGTGCTGTTCGCCTGGTTGGGGACGCGGATGATGCTGGTGGGTGCCCGGCTGAAGGCCCAGTCCTATGAGGAGTTTAACAATTACTTGTTCGGCCGCCGGTGGGGTCGATGGATGAACATCTTTGTCGGAATCGTCCTCTTCGGAGTGACGACGGCCATGATGTCGGGGACGGGAGCCCTCTTCAAGGAGCAGCTGGGACTCTCTTTCCATCTGGGAGTGCTGCTATCATCGGGCGTTGCATATCTGGTGATCATCCGCGGCATGGAGGGCATTCTGTCGGTCAATTCCTTCGTGGTTCCCTGCATGTTTTTCTTCACGATGCTGGTCGCGGCGGAAGGGTTGCGCAGTGACGGGATTCTTCCTTTCCTGGAGATGGAACCGGCGGAAGAAGGGAGCTGGCTGGTTTCGGCCGTCACTTACGTGGCCTTTAACCTGGCCATGTCCCAGGCGGTATTGGTGCCGATCGGGGGAGAAATACGGGACGAAAAGACTTTGCGTTTCGGCGGGTTCCTGGGAGGCTTGGGGCTCGGCCTGATGCTTTTGGCCAGCGATTTCGCACTGACGCTCAAGGTTCCGGAGATTTACGACATGGAGATTCCCATCGCCCTGGTGATCGCCACTCTGGGGGAGGGCATGAAGTACTTTTTCCTCGCCGTGATGTGGGGGGAAATTTTCACCACGTTGATCGGCAATGTGTACGGTCTGGCCGCCAATCTGGATCAATGGGTCCCCTTCCGCACCAAGACGTTGACCGGACTGATCTTTGTCGTCGGCTATGTGTGCTCCCTGATCGGTTTTCCCGCATTTATCAATTACGTCTACCCCTTCTTCGGCTACTGCGGTTTGTTGGCCCTGCTCCTCCTGGCGGTTCGCCGCTATCCGGCCCCCTTCTCCGGTTGA
- a CDS encoding transglycosylase domain-containing protein — protein sequence MDDYRRREDPFSLPPRGEKHGSLPSRKERHGSRSTRSKGGNKRRFFTKKWFFLVIITSLLLIVGGCSTVVMSAGTVDLEKMEDMKYASAIYDQEGKLIGRVGGNNREPITMEELKKHNPALVNAFVKVEDARFYKHNGVDYYALMRAVVKNIVKLGAAEGGGTITMQVARNAILEDRDKNIKRKLKEIGAALNLERKYSKDQILETYLNYIYFGNNVRGVKMAAKIYFNKDISKETLKPHEVALLAGLPKAPEGYNPFRNPEGAKNRRNTVLAIMARGKDEDGLDPIISKEEVSKYQQMDLGVKEEYLEAHLKNNEFEAYKAYVIDEAKRNYDLSDEELTDGGLKIYTALNPKAQKIVDEALKDDATYQGHDNLDGGATILKADTGEIVAIGGGRHYKPGSMIRSAEKKGHQPGSSIKPLTVYAPAMELNEDINEYSKIPDEKFSINGWTPQNYTRRYYGDVELSYVVENSLNASTAWLLHNKVKLPNAFNFAQKAGLKLHPEDQAYAAMALGGLTEGASTVEMAQAYTVFPNNGKAMRAHAIRKIEQADGTEVAMTEEAREALQPVEVFKPKTAYYMTRMLKKVVEKGTGTKARLKDGRPVAGKTGTTQEYKDSWFVGYTPDYVMAATIYNLSGDKDKRVQLSGGSTAAPLFSKVMSEFLAGTPARDFEKPPGVEEPKPPFELKPVTDLKGSFNREAGVIQLRWTDYDDRVKYRVERSEDGANWRPLGETAEGAFTDNQIEVPQPGDPLSGIFGGRTYHYRVIAIDTETNEEAQPSNVVSVQVKPRQEPPGDQQGDQPGDPQGDQGHDRGPGGFLGGDQGGRDGGDRRGDPPNPPGGDQQGDQGGGDQGGRDTGWPW from the coding sequence ATGGATGATTATCGCCGGAGGGAGGATCCCTTTTCCCTGCCGCCTCGGGGGGAAAAGCACGGCTCTCTCCCGTCGCGCAAGGAGCGGCACGGTTCCCGTTCCACCCGTTCGAAGGGAGGAAATAAGCGCCGCTTTTTCACCAAAAAATGGTTTTTTCTCGTCATCATCACATCTCTTCTTTTGATTGTCGGCGGCTGTTCCACGGTGGTGATGTCGGCGGGGACGGTCGATCTTGAAAAAATGGAGGACATGAAGTACGCTTCGGCCATTTATGACCAGGAAGGCAAGTTGATCGGTCGGGTCGGAGGGAACAACCGGGAGCCCATCACCATGGAGGAGTTGAAGAAGCACAACCCCGCCCTGGTGAATGCCTTTGTCAAGGTGGAGGACGCCCGCTTCTACAAGCACAACGGGGTGGACTACTACGCCCTGATGCGGGCCGTCGTGAAAAACATCGTCAAGTTGGGGGCGGCCGAGGGCGGCGGGACCATCACCATGCAGGTGGCCCGGAATGCCATTCTCGAGGACCGCGACAAAAATATCAAACGAAAACTGAAGGAAATCGGCGCCGCCTTGAACCTGGAGCGCAAATACAGCAAGGATCAAATTCTCGAGACCTACCTGAACTACATCTATTTCGGCAACAACGTCCGGGGCGTCAAGATGGCGGCCAAGATTTACTTCAACAAGGATATCAGCAAGGAAACGCTGAAGCCCCACGAAGTCGCCCTTCTTGCCGGACTGCCGAAGGCGCCGGAGGGGTACAACCCCTTCCGCAACCCGGAAGGGGCGAAGAATCGGCGGAATACCGTGTTGGCGATCATGGCCCGAGGCAAGGATGAGGACGGCCTCGATCCCATCATCTCCAAAGAGGAAGTTTCGAAATATCAACAGATGGATCTCGGGGTGAAGGAGGAATATCTCGAGGCCCATCTGAAAAACAACGAATTTGAAGCCTACAAGGCTTATGTCATTGATGAAGCGAAACGGAATTACGATCTGTCGGATGAGGAGCTGACCGACGGGGGACTGAAGATCTACACCGCCTTGAACCCGAAGGCCCAGAAGATCGTCGACGAAGCCCTGAAGGATGACGCCACCTACCAGGGTCACGACAATCTGGATGGCGGGGCGACCATCCTCAAGGCGGACACCGGGGAAATCGTGGCGATCGGCGGCGGACGCCACTACAAGCCCGGCAGCATGATCCGCTCGGCGGAGAAGAAGGGACACCAGCCGGGTTCGTCCATCAAGCCGCTGACGGTGTATGCCCCGGCGATGGAGCTGAACGAGGACATCAACGAGTATTCCAAGATCCCCGACGAAAAGTTCTCGATCAACGGATGGACGCCGCAAAACTATACGAGGCGTTATTACGGCGACGTGGAACTCTCTTACGTCGTGGAAAACTCGCTGAACGCCTCCACCGCATGGCTTCTCCACAACAAGGTGAAGTTGCCCAACGCCTTTAATTTCGCCCAAAAGGCCGGACTCAAACTGCATCCCGAGGATCAGGCCTACGCCGCTATGGCCCTGGGCGGTCTGACCGAAGGGGCCAGCACGGTGGAGATGGCCCAGGCCTACACCGTGTTCCCCAACAACGGAAAAGCGATGAGGGCCCACGCGATCCGGAAGATTGAGCAAGCGGACGGTACGGAAGTGGCAATGACCGAAGAGGCGCGGGAAGCCCTGCAACCCGTTGAGGTCTTCAAGCCCAAAACCGCTTATTACATGACACGGATGCTCAAAAAAGTGGTGGAAAAGGGAACCGGGACGAAAGCCCGTCTGAAGGACGGCCGCCCGGTGGCCGGAAAGACGGGGACCACCCAGGAATACAAGGATTCCTGGTTTGTGGGTTACACCCCCGACTACGTCATGGCGGCGACGATCTACAATCTGTCGGGCGACAAGGACAAGAGGGTGCAACTGAGCGGGGGTTCGACAGCCGCTCCCCTCTTCAGCAAAGTGATGTCGGAATTTCTGGCCGGCACACCCGCCCGCGACTTTGAAAAACCGCCGGGTGTGGAAGAACCCAAACCGCCCTTCGAGCTGAAGCCGGTGACAGATCTGAAGGGCAGCTTCAACCGAGAAGCCGGTGTCATCCAGCTGAGATGGACCGATTACGACGATCGGGTCAAGTATCGGGTGGAGCGCTCCGAAGACGGTGCCAACTGGCGGCCGCTCGGCGAAACGGCCGAAGGAGCGTTTACCGACAACCAGATCGAAGTGCCCCAGCCCGGAGATCCCCTGTCGGGCATCTTCGGAGGCCGGACCTACCATTACCGCGTGATCGCCATCGATACGGAGACCAACGAGGAGGCTCAACCCTCCAACGTCGTATCGGTCCAGGTGAAACCGCGGCAGGAACCCCCGGGTGATCAGCAGGGAGATCAGCCGGGAGATCCCCAGGGCGACCAAGGCCATGACCGAGGTCCGGGCGGTTTCCTGGGAGGCGATCAAGGAGGCCGCGATGGCGGCGACCGACGGGGTGACCCGCCGAACCCGCCGGGAGGAGACCAACAGGGAGATCAAGGAGGAGGCGACCAGGGCGGGCGAGACACCGGATGGCCCTGGTAA